In Thiohalobacter sp., the following are encoded in one genomic region:
- the ltrA gene encoding group II intron reverse transcriptase/maturase — protein sequence MDVLGKKGDVVSDVWTGWHDISWRRVRKTVGRLQVRIAKAARNGDWRAVRRLQRLLVRSTSAKALAVRRVTENLGRRTPGVDRETWSTPSEKWEATLNLKVVGYRTRPLRRVYIPKANGKKRPLGIPTMRDRAMQALFLLALEPVAETKADPNSYGFRVGRCTADAIVQCQNALGRKHSPQWVLDADIKGCFDNISHDWLEKHIPIDKVVLRRWLKAGYMEQGRLFPTQAGTPQGGIISPVLANMTLDGLERLLKSRFKRRDKVNFVRYADDFIVTGSSKELLETQVKPLIEAFLEERGLALSKEKTRVVHIEEGFDFLGWNVRRFKKILLITPSKKNRKAFYQKIRETLRKLSAAPQDEVIRRLNPIIRGWAEYHRSQMAKRTFSKMDHKIFGALWRWAKRRHPNKNRRWIRNKYFCKIGGRDWVFASGELILARLSDTKIRRHVKIRAEANPYDPVWEEYFEEVLKRKMRSTLMGRRKLYWVWKQQDEKCPWCDGLITKGTGWHVHHIHWRTRGGDDNASNLVLMHPNCHRQLHSRAMRVAGPPTTAEGLQTA from the coding sequence ATGGACGTTCTTGGAAAAAAGGGCGATGTCGTCTCCGACGTCTGGACCGGCTGGCATGATATTTCATGGCGGCGGGTACGCAAGACGGTAGGGAGGCTACAAGTCCGGATAGCGAAGGCTGCCCGCAACGGTGATTGGCGTGCGGTCAGGAGGCTTCAGCGGCTGCTGGTGCGATCGACCAGCGCCAAGGCCTTGGCGGTACGACGAGTCACCGAAAACCTGGGCAGGAGGACGCCGGGTGTAGATCGTGAAACGTGGTCGACGCCCAGCGAGAAATGGGAGGCAACCCTAAACCTTAAGGTCGTGGGTTACCGCACCCGCCCGCTACGACGGGTATACATACCGAAGGCCAACGGTAAGAAAAGGCCCCTAGGCATCCCGACGATGCGGGACAGAGCGATGCAGGCGCTGTTCCTGCTGGCTCTCGAACCTGTCGCGGAAACCAAGGCGGACCCAAACTCGTATGGCTTTCGGGTAGGCCGATGCACTGCGGATGCGATCGTGCAATGCCAAAACGCATTGGGACGAAAGCACTCACCGCAGTGGGTGTTGGATGCAGACATCAAAGGCTGCTTTGACAACATCAGCCACGATTGGCTCGAAAAGCACATACCTATTGACAAGGTAGTGCTGAGGCGATGGCTCAAGGCCGGTTACATGGAGCAAGGACGCCTGTTCCCAACACAAGCGGGTACCCCACAGGGTGGGATCATTTCCCCGGTGTTGGCGAACATGACCTTGGACGGACTTGAGAGGCTGCTCAAGAGCCGCTTCAAAAGGAGGGACAAGGTCAATTTCGTCCGGTACGCGGATGACTTTATTGTCACAGGAAGCTCGAAGGAGTTGCTGGAGACACAGGTCAAACCGCTGATTGAGGCTTTCCTCGAAGAACGGGGGTTGGCTCTTTCGAAAGAGAAAACTCGCGTTGTACATATAGAGGAAGGTTTCGATTTTCTTGGCTGGAATGTCAGGAGATTCAAGAAGATACTTCTGATTACACCATCCAAGAAAAACCGGAAGGCGTTCTATCAGAAAATCAGGGAAACATTGCGGAAATTGTCCGCGGCACCGCAAGACGAGGTGATCAGAAGGCTCAATCCCATAATTCGGGGGTGGGCCGAGTACCACCGGAGTCAGATGGCCAAGCGGACATTTTCCAAGATGGATCACAAGATTTTCGGTGCTCTTTGGCGCTGGGCCAAGAGGCGACACCCAAACAAAAATCGCCGATGGATACGGAACAAATACTTCTGTAAAATCGGCGGTCGCGATTGGGTGTTCGCATCCGGTGAGTTGATCCTCGCGCGGCTGTCGGACACTAAGATCCGCAGACACGTGAAGATCAGGGCCGAGGCAAACCCATACGACCCCGTTTGGGAGGAATACTTCGAAGAAGTACTCAAACGGAAAATGCGTTCAACCCTGATGGGGAGACGCAAATTGTACTGGGTCTGGAAGCAACAGGACGAAAAGTGCCCTTGGTGCGATGGGCTGATCACCAAAGGCACTGGATGGCATGTTCACCACATCCACTGGCGAACCAGGGGAGGTGATGATAACGCGTCCAATCTCGTTCTGATGCATCCGAATTGCCATCGGCAACTGCACAGTAGAGCAATGCGGGTAGCCGGTCCTCCAACAACAGCGGAGGGCTTGCAGACTGCTTGA
- the tuf gene encoding elongation factor Tu — protein MSKEKFERTKPHVNVGTIGHVDHGKTTLTAALTKVSAEKMGGGEFKAYDQIDNAPEERARGITIATAHVEYETENRHYAHVDCPGHADYVKNMITGAAQMDGAILVVSAADGPMPQTREHILLARQVGVPYIVVYMNKADQVDDPELLELVEMEVRDLLSSYEFPGDDTPIVIGSALKALEGDTSDIGVPSIEKLLAAMDEYIPVPERPIDQPFLMPIEDVFSISGRGTVVTGRIERGKVHVGDEVEIVGIRETQKTTVTGVEMFRKLLDEGVAGDNVGVLLRGTKRDEVERGQVLCVPGSITPHTKFEAEVYVLSKEEGGRHTPFFNGYRPQFYFRTTDVTGACDLPEGVEMVMPGDNVKMTVSLIAPIAMEEGLRFAIREGGRTVGAGVVSKIIE, from the coding sequence ATGTCCAAGGAAAAATTTGAACGTACGAAGCCGCATGTAAACGTGGGTACGATTGGTCATGTTGACCATGGCAAGACGACGCTGACGGCGGCGCTGACGAAGGTATCTGCGGAGAAGATGGGCGGAGGCGAGTTCAAGGCGTACGATCAGATTGACAATGCGCCGGAAGAGCGTGCGCGAGGTATCACGATTGCGACGGCGCACGTGGAGTACGAGACGGAGAATCGTCACTACGCGCACGTGGACTGTCCTGGTCACGCCGACTACGTGAAGAACATGATCACGGGTGCGGCGCAGATGGATGGTGCCATTCTGGTGGTGAGTGCGGCGGACGGTCCGATGCCGCAGACCCGCGAGCACATTCTGCTGGCGCGCCAGGTGGGTGTGCCCTACATCGTGGTGTACATGAACAAGGCCGACCAGGTGGACGATCCGGAGCTGCTGGAGCTGGTGGAGATGGAGGTTCGCGACCTGCTGAGTTCCTACGAGTTTCCGGGCGACGACACCCCGATTGTGATTGGATCGGCGCTGAAGGCGCTGGAAGGCGACACCTCGGATATTGGTGTGCCCTCGATCGAGAAGCTGCTGGCGGCGATGGACGAGTACATTCCGGTGCCGGAGCGTCCGATCGACCAGCCGTTCCTGATGCCGATCGAGGACGTGTTCTCGATTTCGGGTCGTGGCACGGTGGTGACGGGCCGTATCGAGCGCGGCAAGGTTCACGTGGGCGACGAGGTCGAGATTGTGGGTATTCGCGAGACGCAGAAGACCACGGTGACCGGCGTGGAGATGTTCCGCAAGCTGCTGGACGAAGGTGTGGCGGGCGACAACGTGGGTGTGCTGCTGCGCGGCACCAAGCGTGACGAGGTGGAGCGTGGTCAGGTGCTGTGCGTGCCGGGCTCGATCACCCCGCATACCAAGTTCGAGGCCGAGGTATACGTGCTGTCGAAGGAAGAGGGTGGTCGTCACACGCCTTTCTTCAACGGTTATCGTCCGCAGTTTTATTTCCGTACCACGGACGTCACGGGGGCCTGTGACCTGCCGGAGGGTGTGGAGATGGTGATGCCGGGAGACAACGTGAAGATGACGGTGTCGCTGATTGCGCCGATTGCCATGGAAGAGGGTCTGCGCTTCGCGATTCGCGAGGGTGGCCGCACCGTGGGCGCCGGCGTGGTGTCGAAGATCATCGAGTGA
- the secE gene encoding preprotein translocase subunit SecE: MNTKVEVEGSRADSFKLLVAIALLIGAIGGFYYFADQSLLFRVLGLLAVVGVAIFVASRTAVGQRLLGFVGETRTEVRKVVWPSRQETIQTALIVFVVVIIVGLMLWLLDMFLLWAVRLITGQGG, translated from the coding sequence ATGAACACAAAGGTCGAGGTCGAGGGTAGTCGGGCGGATTCGTTCAAGCTGCTCGTGGCAATCGCGTTGCTGATTGGCGCGATTGGCGGCTTTTACTATTTTGCCGACCAGTCCCTGTTGTTCCGCGTGCTCGGTCTGTTGGCCGTGGTCGGGGTGGCCATCTTCGTGGCCTCGCGCACGGCGGTGGGCCAGCGCCTGCTTGGCTTCGTTGGCGAGACGCGGACCGAGGTGCGCAAGGTTGTCTGGCCGTCGCGCCAGGAGACCATCCAGACCGCGCTGATCGTGTTCGTGGTCGTGATCATCGTCGGCCTCATGCTCTGGCTTCTGGATATGTTCTTGCTCTGGGCGGTCAGACTGATTACCGGCCAGGGAGGCTAG
- the nusG gene encoding transcription termination/antitermination protein NusG, with translation MAKRWYVVHAYSGFENQVKRSLEERIRRAGMEDKFGEILVPTEEVVEMREGQKRKSERKFFPGYVLVQMEMDDDTWHLVKDVPKVMGFIGGSSDKPAPISDKEAEAILNRIQEGVEKPRPKVLFEVGEVVRVTDGPFNDFNGVVEEVNYDKSKLRVAVLIFGRSTPVELDFSQVEKA, from the coding sequence ATGGCAAAACGTTGGTACGTGGTCCATGCCTATTCCGGTTTCGAAAACCAGGTGAAGCGTTCCCTGGAGGAGCGCATCCGGCGCGCAGGCATGGAGGACAAGTTCGGAGAGATCCTGGTTCCCACCGAGGAAGTGGTGGAGATGCGCGAGGGTCAGAAGCGAAAGAGCGAGCGCAAGTTCTTTCCCGGCTACGTGCTGGTCCAGATGGAAATGGACGACGATACCTGGCATCTGGTCAAGGATGTGCCCAAGGTCATGGGTTTTATCGGCGGTTCCAGCGACAAGCCGGCGCCGATCAGCGACAAGGAGGCCGAAGCCATTCTCAACCGCATTCAGGAAGGTGTGGAGAAGCCGCGCCCCAAGGTGCTGTTCGAGGTGGGCGAAGTGGTACGGGTGACCGATGGGCCGTTCAACGATTTCAACGGTGTGGTGGAAGAGGTCAACTACGACAAGAGCAAGCTGCGGGTGGCGGTGCTGATCTTCGGCCGCTCGACCCCCGTGGAACTCGATTTCAGTCAGGTCGAAAAGGCGTAG
- the rplK gene encoding 50S ribosomal protein L11 yields the protein MAKKVEAYIKLQVPAQEANPSPPVGPALGQHGVNIMEFCKAFNAQTQSIEKGLPIPVVITVYNDRSFTFIMKTPPASILLKKAAGIQKGSGEPNTKKVGKVTREQLEEIAKTKEPDLTAADLDAAVRTIAGSARSMGLEVEGV from the coding sequence ATGGCCAAGAAAGTAGAGGCTTACATCAAGCTGCAGGTGCCGGCGCAGGAAGCCAATCCCAGTCCGCCGGTTGGCCCCGCCCTGGGTCAGCACGGCGTGAATATCATGGAGTTCTGCAAGGCGTTCAATGCCCAGACCCAGAGCATCGAAAAGGGCCTGCCGATTCCCGTGGTGATCACGGTCTACAACGATCGCAGTTTCACCTTCATCATGAAGACCCCTCCGGCGTCGATCTTGCTCAAGAAGGCAGCCGGCATCCAGAAGGGCAGTGGCGAACCCAACACCAAGAAGGTGGGCAAGGTCACCCGTGAGCAGCTCGAGGAGATCGCCAAGACCAAGGAGCCCGATCTGACGGCGGCCGATCTGGATGCGGCGGTGCGCACCATTGCCGGCAGCGCCCGCAGCATGGGTCTCGAAGTGGAGGGGGTTTGA
- the rplA gene encoding 50S ribosomal protein L1, giving the protein MAKLSKRMRAIREKVEPGKLYSADEAFNLLKELSGVKFKESVDVAVNLGVDPRKSDQVVRGSTVLPNGTGKEVRVAVFAQGANADAAREAGADIVGFEDLAESIKAGNMDFDVVIATPDAMRVVGQLGQILGPRGLMPNPKVGTVTPDVATAVRNAKAGQVRYRTDKAGIIHATIGKADFDADKLKENLAALLADLNKAKPAAAKGVYMKKVTVSTTMGPGLQIDQASVG; this is encoded by the coding sequence ATGGCCAAGCTTTCCAAGCGCATGCGCGCAATCCGGGAGAAGGTCGAACCCGGCAAGCTCTACAGTGCCGATGAGGCCTTCAATCTGCTCAAGGAACTGAGTGGCGTGAAATTCAAGGAATCGGTCGACGTGGCGGTGAATCTGGGCGTCGATCCGCGCAAGTCCGATCAGGTCGTGCGCGGCTCCACCGTGCTGCCCAACGGCACCGGCAAGGAAGTGCGCGTGGCGGTGTTCGCTCAGGGCGCCAACGCGGATGCCGCCCGCGAGGCAGGTGCCGACATCGTTGGCTTCGAGGATCTCGCCGAAAGCATCAAGGCCGGCAACATGGATTTCGACGTGGTCATCGCCACGCCGGACGCCATGCGTGTCGTCGGCCAGCTGGGCCAGATCCTTGGCCCGCGTGGCCTGATGCCCAACCCCAAGGTGGGTACCGTGACGCCTGACGTTGCGACTGCCGTGCGCAATGCCAAGGCCGGTCAGGTGCGCTACCGGACAGACAAGGCGGGCATCATCCATGCCACCATTGGCAAGGCGGATTTTGATGCCGACAAGCTGAAGGAAAACCTGGCGGCCCTGCTGGCGGACCTGAACAAGGCCAAGCCGGCGGCGGCCAAGGGCGTGTACATGAAGAAGGTCACGGTCTCCACCACCATGGGGCCGGGGCTGCAGATCGATCAGGCGAGCGTGGGCTGA
- the rplJ gene encoding 50S ribosomal protein L10 has product MALTLEQKKSVVAEVAEVASSAFSAVAAEYRGLTVDEMTELRKKAREGGVYLRVIKNTLARRAVQGTEFECISESLVGPLVLAFSQEDPGAAARVIKDFAKEHELLQVRFVSVGGELLPANDIERLASLPTRDQALAMLMGVMKAPIEKLARTLNEVPGKLVRTVAAIRDQKQQAA; this is encoded by the coding sequence ATGGCGTTGACGCTTGAACAGAAGAAGTCCGTCGTTGCCGAGGTGGCGGAGGTCGCATCCAGTGCGTTTTCCGCTGTGGCCGCGGAATACCGCGGACTGACCGTGGACGAGATGACCGAACTGCGCAAGAAGGCGCGCGAGGGCGGCGTCTATCTGCGGGTCATCAAAAACACTTTGGCACGGCGCGCCGTGCAGGGTACCGAGTTCGAGTGCATTTCCGAGAGCCTGGTGGGGCCACTGGTGCTGGCCTTTTCCCAGGAAGATCCCGGAGCTGCCGCTCGGGTCATCAAGGACTTTGCCAAGGAGCACGAGCTGCTCCAGGTCAGGTTCGTGTCAGTAGGCGGCGAGCTGTTGCCCGCCAATGACATCGAGCGACTGGCAAGCCTGCCGACCCGCGACCAGGCCCTGGCGATGCTGATGGGCGTGATGAAGGCCCCGATCGAGAAGCTGGCCCGGACCCTCAACGAGGTTCCTGGCAAGCTGGTTCGCACGGTGGCTGCAATCCGCGACCAGAAGCAGCAGGCGGCTTAA
- the rplL gene encoding 50S ribosomal protein L7/L12, which produces MAVSKEDILETIANMSVMEVVELIEAMEEKFGVSAAAAVAAVPMAGAGGDAGGAAEEKTEFDVVLTGFGSNKVAVIKVVRGITGLGLKEAKDLVEGAPSPVKEGVSKEEAEDIKKQLEEAGATVEVK; this is translated from the coding sequence ATGGCTGTTAGCAAAGAAGATATCCTCGAAACCATCGCCAACATGAGCGTGATGGAAGTCGTCGAGCTGATCGAGGCGATGGAAGAGAAGTTCGGCGTGAGCGCCGCAGCTGCCGTCGCCGCTGTCCCGATGGCGGGTGCCGGTGGTGACGCCGGTGGTGCTGCCGAGGAAAAGACCGAGTTCGACGTCGTGCTGACCGGTTTCGGCTCCAACAAGGTTGCTGTCATCAAGGTCGTCCGCGGCATCACCGGTCTGGGCCTGAAGGAGGCCAAGGACTTGGTCGAAGGTGCACCTTCTCCCGTCAAGGAGGGTGTGTCCAAGGAAGAGGCCGAGGACATCAAGAAGCAGCTCGAAGAGGCAGGTGCCACTGTCGAGGTCAAGTAA
- the rpoB gene encoding DNA-directed RNA polymerase subunit beta has translation MGYSFTEKKRIRKDFGKRPSILEVPFLLETQIESYRNFLQTDRKPEDREDKGLHAAFSSVFPIESYSGTAALEYVSYRLGEPTFDVKECQMRGLTYAAPLRALVRLVIYDKDSGDARAIKDIKEQEVYMGELPLMTDTGTFVVNGTERVIVSQLHRSPGVFFDHDRGKTHSSGKLLYSARVIPYRGSWLDFEFDPKDCVFVRIDRRRKLPATILLRALGYDNEQILDLFFDTNTFHFEKDMIKLDLVPERLRGETAIFPIKIKDKVIVEEGRRITARHIRQLEEAGVKSLEVPDDYLVGKVLARNVIDTGTGEIIANANDELTEELIAKLREAGIKTIDTLYTNDLDRGPFISDTLRIDPTQTALEAQVEIYRMMRPGEPPTKEAAQNLFHNLFFTEDRYDLSAVGRMKFNRRVGRDQVEGPGILYDSVYFKSRAEQGDEDARKRYEALGDWSDILDVLKTLVEIRNGNGFVDDIDHLGNRRIRCVGEMAENVFRIGLVRVERAVKERLSLAESEGLMPQELINAKPVAAAIKEFFGSSQLSQFMDQNNPLSEVTHKRRVSALGPGGLTRERAGFEVRDVHPTHYGRVCPIETPEGPNIGLINSLAVYARTNRYGFLETPYRKVVDGRVTDEVEYLSAIEEGQYVIAQANAAVDGKGRLTDDLVSCRHQNEFTMATPDRVDYIDVSPRQIVSVAASLIPFLEHDDANRALMGSNMQRQAVPTLRSEKPLVGTGMERAVAVDSGVTVVARRGGIVDSVDASRIVVRVNDDETVAGEPGVDIYNLTKYTRSNQNTCINQRPLVNVGDVIASGDVLADGPSTDMGELALGQNLLVAFMPWNGYNFEDSILISERVVEEDRFTTIHIEELTCVARDTKLGAEEITGDIPNVGEGALAKLDESGIVYIGAEVKPGDILVGKVTPKGETQLTPEEKLLRAIFGEKASDVKDTSLRVPSGMDGTVIDVQVFTRDGVEKDKRALQIEEEQLASIKKDLADQMRIMEGDLFRRVEQLLVGKQAEGGPNKLKPGSKITKSYLEELPTDKWFEIRLKNEGANEQLEKAAEQLRQIRADFDRKLEEKRNKITAGDDLAPGVLKMVKVYLAVKRRIQPGDKMAGRHGNKGVISTIVPVEDMPFSADGTPVDVVLNPLGVPSRMNVGQVLETHLGWAAKGLGIKIGKMLDAHAKVAEIRNFLDQVYNSSGKQEDLDSLSDEEIIELASNLRSGVPMATPVFDGAHEEEIKAMLRLADLPESGQTTLYDGRTGDAFDRPVTVGYMHMLKLNHLVDDKMHARSTGPYSLVTQQPLGGKAQFGGQRFGEMEVWALEAYGAAYTLQEMLTVKSDDVNGRTKMYKNIVDGDHHMEAGMPESFNVLVKEIRSLAINLELEQDRN, from the coding sequence ATGGGCTACAGCTTCACCGAGAAGAAACGCATTCGCAAGGATTTCGGCAAGCGCCCCAGCATTCTCGAGGTCCCCTTCCTGCTGGAGACCCAGATCGAGTCCTACCGCAACTTCCTGCAGACAGATCGCAAGCCGGAAGATCGCGAGGACAAGGGGCTGCATGCCGCCTTTTCGTCGGTGTTCCCGATCGAGTCCTACTCGGGGACTGCGGCCCTGGAGTATGTCAGCTATCGTCTGGGCGAGCCGACCTTCGATGTGAAGGAGTGCCAGATGCGCGGGCTGACCTATGCCGCGCCGCTGCGTGCCCTGGTGCGTCTGGTTATCTACGACAAGGACAGCGGGGATGCCCGCGCCATCAAGGACATCAAGGAGCAGGAAGTCTACATGGGCGAGCTGCCCCTGATGACGGATACCGGTACCTTCGTGGTCAACGGCACCGAACGCGTCATCGTCTCGCAGTTGCATCGGTCACCGGGCGTGTTCTTCGATCACGACCGCGGCAAGACTCATTCCTCCGGCAAGCTGCTCTATTCCGCCCGGGTGATTCCCTACCGTGGCTCCTGGCTGGACTTCGAGTTCGATCCCAAGGACTGTGTGTTTGTGCGCATCGATCGACGTCGCAAGCTGCCGGCGACCATCCTGCTGCGCGCGCTCGGTTACGACAACGAGCAGATCCTCGATCTCTTCTTCGACACCAATACCTTCCATTTCGAGAAGGACATGATCAAGCTCGATCTGGTGCCGGAGCGCCTGCGTGGCGAAACCGCGATCTTCCCCATCAAGATCAAGGACAAGGTCATCGTGGAGGAAGGTCGCCGCATCACTGCGCGCCACATCCGCCAGCTCGAGGAGGCCGGGGTCAAGTCGCTGGAAGTGCCCGACGACTACCTGGTTGGCAAGGTGCTGGCCCGCAACGTGATCGACACCGGGACCGGCGAGATCATCGCCAACGCCAACGATGAGCTGACCGAGGAGTTGATCGCGAAGCTGCGCGAGGCGGGTATCAAGACGATCGACACCCTGTATACCAACGATCTCGATCGGGGACCCTTCATCTCCGATACCCTGCGGATCGATCCGACCCAGACCGCTCTGGAAGCGCAGGTCGAGATCTACCGGATGATGCGTCCGGGCGAGCCGCCGACCAAGGAGGCCGCGCAGAACCTGTTTCACAACCTGTTTTTCACCGAAGATCGTTACGACCTGTCGGCGGTCGGTCGCATGAAGTTCAACCGCCGCGTCGGTCGCGACCAGGTCGAGGGTCCCGGTATTCTGTATGACAGTGTCTACTTCAAGTCCCGTGCCGAACAGGGCGACGAGGATGCGCGCAAGCGTTACGAGGCGCTGGGCGACTGGTCGGACATTCTCGATGTCCTGAAGACGCTGGTCGAGATCCGCAACGGCAACGGTTTCGTGGACGACATCGACCATCTCGGCAACCGCCGTATCCGCTGCGTGGGGGAGATGGCCGAGAACGTGTTCCGGATCGGTCTGGTGCGGGTCGAGCGCGCTGTCAAGGAGCGTCTGAGTCTGGCGGAGAGCGAAGGGCTGATGCCCCAGGAACTGATCAACGCCAAGCCGGTGGCTGCTGCGATCAAGGAATTTTTCGGGTCCTCTCAGCTTTCCCAGTTCATGGACCAGAACAATCCGCTGTCCGAAGTCACTCACAAGCGCCGTGTCTCCGCCCTGGGTCCGGGCGGCCTGACGCGCGAGCGTGCCGGATTCGAGGTCCGTGACGTGCATCCCACCCACTACGGGCGCGTGTGTCCTATCGAGACACCGGAAGGCCCGAACATCGGCCTGATCAACTCGCTGGCCGTGTATGCGCGAACCAACCGTTACGGTTTCCTCGAAACGCCCTACCGCAAGGTTGTCGATGGCCGGGTCACCGATGAGGTCGAGTACCTGTCGGCCATCGAGGAGGGGCAGTACGTCATCGCCCAGGCCAACGCGGCGGTAGACGGCAAGGGCAGGCTGACCGACGACCTGGTGTCCTGCCGTCACCAGAACGAGTTCACCATGGCGACACCGGATCGTGTCGATTACATCGACGTCTCCCCGCGCCAGATCGTGTCGGTGGCGGCCTCGCTGATTCCGTTCCTGGAGCACGACGACGCCAACCGCGCGCTCATGGGCTCGAACATGCAGCGCCAGGCCGTGCCCACCCTGCGTTCCGAAAAGCCGCTGGTGGGTACCGGCATGGAGCGAGCCGTGGCCGTGGATTCCGGTGTGACCGTGGTTGCCCGCCGTGGCGGAATCGTCGACTCCGTGGATGCCAGCCGTATCGTGGTCCGTGTCAACGACGACGAGACTGTGGCCGGCGAACCGGGCGTGGACATCTACAACCTGACCAAGTACACGCGGTCCAACCAGAACACCTGCATCAACCAGCGTCCGCTGGTGAATGTCGGTGACGTGATCGCCAGCGGTGACGTACTGGCCGACGGTCCGAGCACGGACATGGGCGAACTGGCCCTCGGGCAGAATCTGCTGGTCGCCTTCATGCCCTGGAACGGCTACAACTTCGAGGACTCGATCCTGATCTCCGAGCGCGTGGTCGAAGAGGACCGCTTTACGACCATCCACATCGAGGAGCTGACCTGCGTGGCCCGCGACACCAAGCTGGGTGCCGAGGAGATCACAGGGGACATCCCCAACGTGGGCGAAGGTGCGCTGGCGAAGCTGGATGAGTCCGGCATCGTCTACATCGGTGCGGAGGTCAAGCCGGGGGATATACTTGTGGGCAAGGTCACGCCCAAGGGCGAGACCCAGCTCACGCCGGAAGAAAAGCTGCTGCGAGCCATCTTCGGCGAGAAGGCCTCCGATGTTAAGGATACCTCGCTGCGGGTGCCCTCGGGCATGGACGGCACAGTGATCGACGTGCAGGTGTTCACCCGCGACGGTGTCGAGAAGGACAAGCGTGCGCTGCAGATCGAGGAAGAGCAGCTGGCCAGCATCAAGAAGGACCTGGCCGACCAGATGCGCATCATGGAAGGCGACCTGTTCCGCCGTGTCGAGCAGTTGTTGGTGGGCAAGCAGGCCGAGGGCGGTCCCAACAAGCTCAAGCCTGGCAGCAAGATCACCAAGTCCTATCTGGAAGAGCTGCCTACCGACAAGTGGTTCGAGATTCGGCTCAAGAACGAGGGCGCCAACGAGCAGTTGGAAAAGGCGGCCGAGCAGTTGCGCCAGATCCGTGCCGACTTCGATCGGAAGCTGGAAGAGAAACGCAACAAGATCACTGCCGGAGACGATCTAGCGCCTGGCGTGCTGAAGATGGTGAAGGTCTATCTGGCCGTCAAACGCCGCATCCAGCCTGGCGACAAGATGGCCGGTCGTCACGGCAACAAGGGTGTCATTTCCACCATCGTTCCGGTGGAAGACATGCCCTTCTCCGCCGACGGGACACCGGTTGACGTGGTGCTGAATCCGCTGGGTGTGCCCTCGCGCATGAACGTCGGACAGGTGCTGGAGACCCACCTCGGCTGGGCGGCCAAGGGTCTGGGTATCAAGATCGGCAAGATGCTCGATGCCCACGCCAAGGTGGCCGAGATCCGCAACTTCCTGGATCAGGTCTACAACAGCAGTGGCAAGCAGGAGGACCTCGACTCGCTGAGCGACGAGGAGATCATCGAGCTTGCCTCCAATCTGCGCTCGGGCGTGCCCATGGCGACGCCGGTGTTCGACGGTGCCCATGAGGAGGAGATCAAGGCGATGCTGAGGCTGGCGGATCTGCCTGAAAGCGGTCAGACCACGCTTTATGACGGCCGCACCGGGGACGCCTTCGATCGGCCGGTCACGGTGGGTTACATGCACATGCTCAAGCTCAACCACCTGGTGGATGACAAGATGCACGCGCGTTCCACGGGACCGTACAGCCTCGTGACCCAGCAGCCCCTGGGCGGCAAGGCCCAGTTCGGCGGCCAGCGCTTCGGCGAAATGGAGGTCTGGGCGCTGGAGGCCTATGGCGCCGCCTACACGCTGCAGGAAATGCTGACCGTGAAGTCGGACGACGTGAATGGCCGCACCAAGATGTACAAGAACATCGTGGACGGGGACCATCACATGGAGGCCGGCATGCCCGAATCGTTCAACGTGCTGGTCAAGGAAATCCGCTCTCTGGCCATCAATCTGGAACTGGAGCAGGACCGCAACTGA